In Trichoderma breve strain T069 chromosome 4, whole genome shotgun sequence, the following proteins share a genomic window:
- a CDS encoding alpha/beta hydrolase family domain-containing protein, translated as MASSFRVIQHTVKGSHTREYIRATANGDADTPRLSVKQYIPLDNPTPKPGDVTIIGAHANGFPKELYEPLWEEIYQRASQAGIRIRSIWIADMWSQGQSGVLNEKILGNDPSWTDNARDLMYLINQKQDDMPHPIVGIGHSMGGTQLALLSLGHPRLLRSLVFIDPVIQVPNSSIPPAMSSTSRQDIWPSKDAATSRFKGSKFFQSWDPRVLDLWIEYGLRQAPTELYPAEHAEEDKRFTLTTSKHQELFTFLRPSYLKVPGEKYVDKDPISDEEYPGYPLYRPEPVYVFRRLPELRPSILYIFGDKSNISLPEQRRAKMALTGTGVGGSGGAAAGRVKQVTFDCGHLVPMEKVTECAIAITAFLGDELERWRREKAEFEQYWNKKSRTEQITIDKEWARKVDPKAIPAGKTKL; from the exons ATGGCATCGTCGTTTCGTGTAATCCAACACACCGTCAAGGGCTCCCACACGAGAGAATACATTAGAGCGACAGccaatggcgatgctgaCACCCCAAGGTTATCTGTGAAGCAATACATTCCGCTGGACAACCCTACGCCAAAGCCTGGTGATGTGACAATCATCGGTGCCCATGCAAACGGTTTCCCAAAG GAGTTGTATGAGCCTCTTTGGGAGGAGATATATCAACGGGCGTCTCAAGCGGGCATTCGCATCCGGTCAATCTGGATAGCGGATATGTGGAGCCAGGGTCAATCAGGTGTCCTTAATGAGAAAATCCTTGGGAATGACC CGAGTTGGACCGACAATGCGAGAGATTTGATGTATCTCATCAACCAAAAACAAGATGACATGCCTCATCCGATCGTTGGTATAGGCCATAGCATGGGTGGTACTCAATT AGCACTATTGTCTCTTGGACACCCACGCTTACTGAGGTCCCTGGTTTTTATCGATCCTGTCATACAAGTCCCGAATAGCAGTATTCCCCCTGCCATGTCGTCTACTTCCCGTCAAGATATCTGGCCATCAAAGGATGCGGCCACATCAAGGTTCAAAGGAAGCAAGTTCTTCCAGTCTTGGGATCCGCGAGTTCTGGACCTTTGGATAGAGTATGGCCTCCGCCAGGCCCCCACGGAGCTCTACCCTGCCGAGCatgccgaagaagacaaacGCTTCACACTTACGACTTCAAAACATCAAGAACTATTCACTTTTCTCCGACCTAGTTACCTCAAGGTCCCAGGAGAGAAGTATGTTGACAAAGACCCCATTTCAGATGAAGAATATCCCGGATACCCATTATACCGCCCCGAACCAGTTTATGTCTTTCGTCGCTTGCCAGAATTGCGTCCCAGCATTTTGTATATCTTTGGAGACAAGTCAAACATTTCACTGCCAGAACAGCGACGGGCGAAAATGGCACTGACAGGAACAGGAGTTGGAGGTAgcggcggtgctgctgctggtagaGTTAAGCAAGTGACTTTTGACTGCGGTCATCTGGTGCCGATGGAGAAGGTTACCGAATGTGCAATTGCCATCACTGCGTTTCTGGGAGACGAACTCGAACGGTGGCGACGAGAGAAGGCCGAGTTCGAGCAATATTGGAACAAGAAGTCAAGAACTGAGCAGATAACAATTGACAAGGAATGGGCTCGCAAAGTAGATCCCAAAGCTATACCTGCTGGCAAGACAAAGCTTTAA
- a CDS encoding NADH:flavin oxidoreductase / NADH oxidase family domain-containing protein yields MAAYLNQRIPHPHIAHPHHGITVSRAGTPAPEKNEKCSAPILNVAAKGVPFFTPEQDPVAGSATAVQASGNPVPKLFTPIKIRGIEMPNRIWVSPMCQYSAHEGFHTPWHITHYGGMAQRGPGLIMLEATAVQANGRITPEDSGIWLDAHVDTLKKHVDFAHSQNVKIGIQLAHAGRKASTVAPWLSSGATATEAVGGWPTDVVSSGDEAFNEHYPKPRAISLAEIAQLKRDYLSGVRRALLAGFDVIDLHFAHGYLVSSFLSPAVNHRTDQYGGSFENRTRLALEIVDAVREVMPKEMPLFVRISATDWLDTNSEWTGPSWTVEDSIEFAKLLAQRGVDVLDVSSGGNHSHQKVVGGPGYQAPFAKAIKAAVGDTMLVSSVGSIKTGQVAQEIIQGKDADDTPLDLIAAGRMFLKNPGLVWQWADELGVTINIAHQIGWGFGGRASKKTTKLTVP; encoded by the exons ATGGCCGCATACCTCAACCAACGCATACCTCACCCTCACATTGCCCACCCTCACCATGGCATCACCGTCTCACGAGCCGGAACACCTGCTCCCGAGAAGAATGAGAAGTGCTCTGCGCCAATTCTAAACGTCGCTGCCAAGGGCGTCCCATTCTTTACACCTGAGCAAGATCCGGTAGCTGGCAGCGCGACCGCTGTCCAAGCATCTGGCAATCCTGTCCCCAAACTTTTCACACCGATCAAAATCCGTGGCATTGAAATGCCGAACCGTATCTGGGTCAGTCCCATGTGTCAGTATAGTGCACACGAGGGCTTCCACACACCCTGGCATATCACGCACTACGGTGGTATGGCTCAGCGAGGG CCTGGTCTCATCATGCTTGAGGCAACTGCCGTTCAAGCCAACGGCCGCATCACTCCGGAAGATTCAGGTATCTGGCTTGATGCGCATGTCGACACTTTGAAAAAACATGTCGACTTTGCTCATAGTCAGAATGTCAAGATCGGGATCCAACTTGCCCATGCTGGCCGCAAGGCTTCAACAGTTGCACCTTGGCTTAGCTCTGGAGCCACAGCTACCGAGGCGGTTGGCGGCTGGCCAACTGACGTGGTTTCATCAGGTGATGAAGCTTTCAACGAGCATTACCCCAAACCCCGAGCCATAAGCCTAGCTGAGATTGCACAGCTGAAAAGGGATTATCTTTCCGGCGTGCGTCGAGCTCTCTTAGCTGGGTTTGATGTAATCGACTTGCATTTTGCCCATGGTTACTTGGTCTCCAGCTTTCTCTCGCCTGCAGTAAATCACCGTACAGATCAGTACGGAGGAAGTTTTGAAAACCGTACGCGCCTCGCTCTTGAGATAGTTGACGCGGTAAGGGAGGTTATGCCCAAGGAGATGCCCTTGTTTGTACGCATCAGTGCCACCGACTGGCTGGACACCAATTCGGAATGGACCGGTCCAAGCTGGACTGTGGAGGACAGCATCGAGTTTGCCAAGCTCCTGGCCCAGCGAGGAGTTGATGTTTTGGATGTCTCGAGCGGTGGTAACCACTCACATCAAAAGGTAGTCGGCGGCCCCGGGTATCAGGCACCGTTTGCAAAGGCAATCAAGGCTGCAGTCGGAGACACTATGCTGGTGAGCTCTGTGGGAAGCATTAAAACGGGACAGGTGGCACAGGAGATTATTCAGGGCAAAGACGCCGACGACACGCCGCTGGATCTGATTGCTGCTGGTCGAATGTTTCTGAAGAACCCGGGTTTAGTGTGGCAGTGGGCGGATGAATTGGGTGTCACTATCAACATCGCCCACCAGATCGGATGGGGTTTCGGCGGGAGAGCGtcaaagaagacgacaaagCTCACAGTCCCTTGA
- a CDS encoding ketopantoate reductase panE/ApbA domain-containing protein, whose translation MAPKATCNQPRVHVLGLGSIGTFAAHCLAGIPAPLTPSITLLLHRPNLVNEYIRRGRKILLETVEGEVVDCGNYHVEVLDNGEWHRVQTESGLSSAVQDDIIDHLIVSVKGAQTAAALKPLKHRLNASSHILFLQNGSGMVEAANEEVFTDPATRPNYLTGVISHGVTLNAPFDITHTGFSATSLGPIPRSKSDSEATAPSYLLEALPLVPRFNATTYSTLDILQIQLEKLAVNAFCNPLCALSDAKNKFLFTIPDTRRALLIEISRVIQALPELRGIPGISERFSVDKLETTVNGIIRANSETTCSMVVDLRRGQKTEILFINGYWCRRGREVGVPTPINDSLVRRILERQGDMELSKGY comes from the coding sequence ATGGCACCAAAGGCTACATGTAACCAACCCAGAGTACATGTCTTGGGACTCGGTAGCATTGGCACCTTTGCAGCCCATTGCCTTGCAGGGATACCAGCCCCTCTGACGCCCTCCATCACCTTGTTACTACATCGGCCAAATCTCGTCAACGAATATATCAGGAGAGGTCGCAAAATACTGTTAGAAACGGTAGAAGGGGAAGTCGTGGACTGTGGAAATTATCATGTCGAAGTCTTGGATAATGGGGAATGGCATCGCGTTCAGACAGAGTCAGGATTAAGCTCAGCCGTTCAAGACGACATCATCGACCATCTCATTGTTTCGGTCAAGGGTGCgcaaacagcagcagcgctcAAGCCACTAAAGCACCGACTAAACGCATCCTCGCACATACTATTCCTACAAAATGGATCTGGTATGGTTGAAGCCGCCAACGAAGAAGTGTTCACCGATCCAGCCACAAGGCCAAACTATCTCACCGGCGTCATCTCGCACGGCGTCACATTGAATGCCCCTTTTGACATTACGCACACTGGATTTTCCGCTACATCGCTAGGGCCTATTCCTCGATCAAAGTCCGATTCAGAAGCAACCGCGCCGTCATACCTGCTGGAAGCCCTTCCCCTTGTCCCGAGGTTCAACGCTACGACGTACTCCACCTTGGACATTCTCCAGATCCAGTTAGAGAAGCTCGCCGTCAATGCTTTCTGCAATCCTCTCTGCGCTCTCAGTGATGCCAAAAACAAGTTTTTGTTCACTATACCTGACACTCGCCGAGCTCTGCTCATAGAAATCTCTCGAGTCATACAGGCACTTCCAGAGCTACGGGGGATACCTGGCATCTCGGAACGCTTCTCAGTTGACAAACTGGAGACAACAGTGAATGGCATCATTCGTGCAAACTCAGAGACAACTTGCTCTATGGTGGTAGATTTACGGCGGGGGCAGAAGACGGAGATCCTGTTCATCAATGGATACTGGTGTcgaagggggagggaggtTGGGGTACCGACACCAATCAATGATAGTCTGGTGCGGCGGATTCTGGAGAGACAGGGAGACATGGAGCTATCAAAGGgatattaa
- a CDS encoding glycosyl hydrolases family 18 domain-containing protein produces the protein MVVSLSSCLTSLLLVAGTIAPTAAYQHEPRSDPGLDAWRAANDRTASPQPCPASCQDIDADSGNSSWFLFPDAASLGACNDTMLLSFNIQKTVINGEQIPVTAIRGYDVAAVCSTPNHDIVQTSVTIGEPADATGSGSSASLDDILSAGHQVQNYLSTKAPSCTENVLTFGYSQSAVVGLFAGAEVYQHGIHADILSRFLQDVEDKKTSSEVQIVQLCPNNGRGADYAIGIIAAPANDLDLVQETVRTWSDGRCVAGNFENYMTVSLRVPGQVQGSNSTISSSSPSSALSEAAHVWTKRRLAARATCKTTTVKPNDGCAAVATRCKISQADLQKFNPAKNFCKTLVVDQVVCCSSGTLPDPIPPANSDGTCKTKSVVAGDSCTSMATKCGLKAADFTTLHSGDKTFCSTMKAGQPVCCTHGKLPDITPKPNKDGSCFVYTIKAEDGCDYIAASHGLTKAKIEDLNKKTWGWNGCGKVLIKDAQICLSTGTPPFPVSVSNAVCGPQVPGTKKPTSGTSDDWVKLNPCPLNVCCNIWGQCGTTDDFCVASKSATGAPGTSAIKNGCISSCGRDIIKGSAPAKTMRVAYYESWNSNRKCLHMDVDEIDTTQYTHIHFAFANVTSTFGIDISGAQDQFNRFKAMPNTVKKIISFGGWDFSTKPGTYNILREATKAANRATFQKNIVAFLKQHNLDGVDIDWEYPGAPDIPDIPAGDANAGKDYYDTLSALKTALGSSKSVSLAAPASYWYLKAFPIKEVGAKIDYIIYMTYDLHGQWDYNNKWTSPGCPTGNCLRSHVNITETKDALSMITKAGVPSNKVVVGVSSYGRSFKMAKAGCTGPMCQFTGTPRVSNAAKGRCTDTSGYISNAEIGDILLFGKVNKQWTDAGSDILVYNDTEWVAYMNDTTKAARATLYASYNFAGTSDWAVDLQDDSGEDEGPDDNFVAVINDNYYAKCDANYTSLDQLTDNKGSIPYYCMDQYIVDVEIQILTDALAKYKDLVSSGYDDKFKIYEEYTIELVPTQINAFMGNGHADDFFKCEQTSHSICCSSCEVVACSSVCDHSPDCKDGLLSNHAITCPTVYKDGPDNVDWLHTQVPNTTYTLNNSDGFYKAINDDYGIEKDWIEFGDVDIKLTEGCQSKEDIRQCQRENDDWFWNYPRAASDIKVFNPKDVIGQSFDRSQDLLANLRILRAIGSLDSQLDMADVADAASLPALTMALAVASMEKVVKEANNIKKQEREEMIANFIGAVLFFIPFVGEAVDSSMVAIRSALEMAEAAGEAGLLAYSIVQDPSNAFMAVFSTLAGAGMSRSAWSKAANERRGMKEDDIGKLGSIKDDLAKIDNVRGGMCRF, from the exons ATGGTGGTTTCTCTATCATCTTGCCTCACCTCACTCCTTCTGGTAGCAGGAACGATAGCACCAACTGCTGCCTATCAGCATGAGCCTCGTTCAGACCCAGGCTTAGACGCGTGGCGTGCAGCAAATGATCGCACAGCGTCTCCCCAACCATGTCCCGCGTCTTGCCAAGATATTGATGCTGACTCTGGCAACTCTTCATGGTTCCTGTTTCCTGATGCAGCCAGTCTAGGGGCTTGCAATGACACTATGCTGTTGAGTTTCAACATTCAGAAGACTGTCATCAACGGGGAACAGATACCGGTTACTGCCATCAGAGGGT ACGATGTTGCCGCAGTCTGCTCTACGCCCAATCATGATATAGTCCAGACTTCTGTCACTATTGGCGAGCCTGCTGACGCCaccggcagcggcagcagtgCTTCTCTGGACGACATTCTCTCTGCGGGACACCAAGTCCAAAACTATTTGAGCACAAAGGCGCCATCTTGCACGGAGAATGTTTTGACATTTGGTTACTCTCAatctgctgttgttggtcTCTTCGCCGGCGCTGAAGTATACCAGCATGGTATCCATGCGGACATCTTGAGCCGCTTTTTGCAAGATGttgaagacaaaaagaccTCATCTGAAGTCCAGATTGTCCAACTCTGCCCTAACAATGGCCGTGGAGCTGACTACGCAATCGGAATCATTGCAGCTCCCGCCAATGATTTGGATCTAGTCCAAGAGACTGTACGGACCTGGTCAGATGGGAGATGCGTGGCTGGGAACTTTGAGAACTATATGACAGTCTCTCTGCGAGTTCCTGGTCAAGTCCAAGGCTCCAACAGcacaatctcttcttcatctccctcatcaGCGCTGTCAGAAGCGGCCCACGTCTGGACAAAGCGTAGACTGGCCGCGAGAGCTACTTGTAAAACCACTACGGTCAAACCTAACGATGGTTGCGCTGCTGTTGCCACGCGATGCAAAATCAGCCAGGCAGATTTGCAGAAATTCAATCCTGCCAAGAACTTCTGCAAGACGCTTGTCGTTGATCAAGTAgtctgctgctcttctggcACGCTGCCAGACCCTATTCCTCCCGCCAACTCTGACGGCACTTGTAAGACCAAGTCTGTTGTCGCTGGGGATTCTTGCACATCCATGGCGACAAAGTGCGGGCTCAAGGCTGCAGACTTTACCACCCTACACAGTGGTGACAAGACCTTTTGTTCGACCATGAAAGCTGGCCAGCCAGTTTGCTGTACCCATGGAAAGTTGCCTGATATTACCCCCAAGCCCAACAAAGATGGGTCTTGCTTTGTATATACCATCAAAGCAGAGGATGGCTGTGATTATATTGCTGCGTCCCATGGACTTACTAaggccaagattgaagaTCTTAATAAGAAGACATGGGGCTGGAATGGATGTGGAAAGGTGCTTATCAAAGATGCGCAGATATGCCTCAGCACAGGAACGCCTCCTTTCCCCGTATCTGTCTCCAACGCTGTCTGTGGACCGCAGGTCCCTGGGACGAAAAAGCCCACCTCTGGAACCAGTGACGACTGGGTCAAACTAAATCCCTGCCCTTTGAATGTTTGCTGCAACATTTGGGGGCAGTGCGGCACTACGGATGACTTCTGTGTCGCCTCTAAATCGGCGACTGGTGCACCAGGCACAAGCGCTATCAAAAATGGAT GTATTTCCAGCTGCGGTAGAGACATCATCAAGGGCTCGGCCCCGGCCAAGACAATGCGAGTTGCCTACTATGAGTCGTGGAACTCGAACCGCAAGTGCCTACACATGGATGTGGACGAGATTGATACAACACAGTACACGCATATacattttgcctttgccaatgTCACTTCAACCTTTGGCATTGACATTAGCGGTGCTCAGGACCAGTTTAACCGCTTCAAGGCCATGCCTAACAccgtcaagaagatcatcTCCTTTGGTGGGTGGGACTTTAGCACTAAGCCGGGCACTTACAACATTCTACGCGAGGCCACTAAAGCTGCAAACAGAGCTACTTTCCAGAAAAACATTGTTGCCTTTCTCAAACAGCATAACCTagatggtgttgatattGACTGGGAATATCCTGGC GCCCCGGACATTCCAGATATCCCTGCCGGAGATGCTAATGCTGGTAAGGACTACTATGATACTTTGAGTGCTCTCAAGACAGCcctcggcagcagcaagtcTGTGTCACTCGCGGCCCCAGCGTCCTATTGGTATCTTAAGGCTTTCCCCATCAAGGAGGTAGGAGCCAAGATTGACTACATCATCTACATGACCTATGATCTACACGGCCAGTGGGATTATAACAATAAGTGGACTTCCCCTGGTTGCCCTACTGGCAACTGCCTCCGCTCTCATGTCAACATCACTGAGACCAAAGACGCCTTATCTATGATCACAAAGGCGGGGGTACCGTCCAACAAGGTCGTGGTAGGAGTCAGTAGCTACGGACGATCGTTCAAGATGGCTAAGGCCGGATGCACAGGACCCATGTGCCAATTTACTGGCACCCCAAGAGTATCAAATGCGGCCAAGGGCCGCTGTACAGACACCAGTGGCTACATCTCTAACGCAGAAATCGGGGATATTCTCTTGTTTGGCAAGGTGAACAAGCAGTGGACCGATGCTGGGTCGGACATTCTCGTTTATAACGACACCGAGTGGGTTGCGTATATGAATGACACCACCAAGGCAGCTCGGGCTACCCTGTATGCTTCGTACAACTTTGCAGGAACAAGTGACTGGGCTGTCGACTTGCAAGA CGACTCTGGAGAGGACGAGGGCCCTGATGACAACTTTGTCGCCGTTATTAATGACAATTATTATGCAAAATGCGACGCTAATTATACCAGCCTGGACCAGCTTACAGATAACAAGGGCAGTATTCCCTACTACTGCATGGATCAGTATATCGTCGATGTGGAAATCCAAATCTTGACCGACGCGTTAGCCAAGTACAAGGATCTTGTCAGCAGCGGCTATGACGATAAATTCAAAATCTACGAGGAGTACACTATCGAACTGGTCCCCACTCAGATCAACGCCTTCATGGGCAACGGCCATGCCGATGATTTTTTCAAGTGTGAACAGACGAGCCATAGCATATGCTGTTCCAGTTGCGAGGTAGTAGCTTGCAGTTCAGTCTGCGACCACTCGCCAGACTGCAAGGATGGTCTTCTTAGCAACCATGCGATCACCTGTCCCACAGTCTACAAGGATGGACCGGATAATGTCGACTGGCTCCACACACAGGTGCCCAACACGACGTACACTCTGAATAACTCGGATGGCTTTTACAAGGCCATCAATGATGATTACGGAATTGAGAAAGATTGGATTGagtttggtgatgttgatatAAAACTCACAGAGGGCTGTCAGTCCAAAGAGGATATCAGGCAATGTCAGCGAGAAAACGATGATTGGTTCTGGAACTATCCTCGAGCTGCCAGCGacatcaaagtcttcaacCCCAAGGACGTGATTGGCCAATCGTTTGACAGATCTCAGGATTTGCTCGCCAACCTCAGGATACTACGGGCCATTGGCTCCCTGGACTCTCAACTCGACATGGCGGATGTGGCCGATGCGGCTTCTCTCCCAGCCTTGACGATGGCGCTCGCCGTGGCGAGCATGGAAAAGGTTGTCAAGGAGGCTAATAATATCAAGAAACAAGAGCGAGAGGAGATGATTGCCAACTTTATCGGCGccgttctcttcttcatcccctttGTGGGAGAAGCGGTTGATAGCAGTATGGTTGCTATCCGCTCTgccttggagatggctgaAGCTGCGGGAGAGGCTGGACTGCTGGCTTACAGCATTGTGCAAGATCCTAGCAATGCTTTTATGGCTGTGTTTAGCACACTGGCGGGTGCAGGCATGAGCCGTTCGGCGTGGTCAAAGGCTGCTaatgagaggagagggatgaaggaggatgatATCGGAAAGTTGGGGTCGATTAAGGATGATTTAGCCAAGATTGATAATGTCCGTGGAGGAATGTGCAGGTTTTAA
- a CDS encoding amino-transferase class IV domain-containing protein → MAVESFPAPLDASRLEINAIPNPKATPDVEDPDVVNVKAFTDRMVTVSWTKERGWSNPQVVPYGPISLMPSASALQYATQCFEGMKVFRGYDGRLRLFRPLYNCERMLKSATRISLPAFDPRELLKLIHKLCELEAPKWLPKDKPGSALYLRPTMIGSDSSLGFKVPEEAQLYIFMVYWPGPKLVTVNGETALQEGTRLLASSVSAVRAWPGGTGSAKVGGNYGPALAEHGLAKEQGYDQVLWLFGPDRQITEAGATNIFVIWKTLSGALQMVTPPLDKDSLILAGNTRRSIIELAQDMFSVETASKKLQCEVLERKITMSEVEEASSNGRLMSVFVVGTAFWIQEVSEIGFDGGCIKVNIGVTAHVPLLRERMTEIMFGKRESDWVDIVQES, encoded by the coding sequence ATGGCAGTTGAATCTTTCCCGGCGCCTTTGGACGCATCCAGACTCGAGATCAATGCCATCCCCAATCCCAAGGCTACTCCGGACGTCGAAGACCCAGACGTTGTGAACGTCAAGGCATTCACGGACCGCATGGTAACGGTTTCATGGACTAAGGAGCGAGGATGGTCTAATCCTCAGGTGGTTCCCTACGGACCCATCTCCCTGATGCCCTCAGCAAGCGCTCTGCAGTATGCGACTCAATGCTTCGAGGGCATGAAGGTCTTCCGTGGTTATGACGgccgtcttcgtctcttCAGGCCTCTGTACAACTGCGAGAGGATGCTCAAGTCAGCGACGCGCATCTCCCTTCCGGCATTCGATCCGCGGGAGTTACTCAAGCTAATCCACAAACTTTGCGAGCTCGAGGCGCCAAAGTGGCTGCCCAAGGATAAGCCTGGGTCGGCGTTGTATCTAAGACCAACCATGATCGGGTCAGATTCCAGCCTGGGCTTCAAGGTACCGGAAGAGGCGCAGCTGTACATCTTCATGGTGTACTGGCCGGGTCCCAAACTAGTCACCGTGAATGGCGAAACTGCGCTTCAAGAAGGAACACGGTTGTTGGCGAGCAGCGTTTCTGCGGTAAGGGCTTGGCCTGGAGGCACTGGGTCAGCCAAGGTCGGAGGAAACTATGGACCAGCGCTTGCGGAACATggcctggccaaggagcaggGCTACGACCAAGTGCTTTGGTTGTTTGGACCCGATCGCCAGATCACTGAGGCGGGTGCAACGAATATCTTTGTGATATGGAAGACACTTTCCGGCGCTCTTCAAATGGTCACACCCCCGTTGGACAAGGACAGCCTGATACTGGCTGGTAACACGCGACGCAGCATCATAGAACTGGCACAAGATATGTTTTCCGTGGAAACTGCAAGCAAAAAACTGCAGTGCGAGGTGCTTGAAAGAAAGATTACTATGAGTGAGGTCGAGGAGGCGTCTAGCAACGGTAGGCTAATGAGCGTTTTTGTGGTTGGAACAGCGTTTTGGATCCAGGAGGTCAGCGAGATTGGCTTCGATGGTGGGTGTATAAAGGTGAACATTGGTGTAACGGCACATGTTCCTTTACTGAGGGAGAGAATGACAGAGATCATGTttgggaagagggagagtgaTTGGGTAGACATTGTTCAGGAGTCATGA
- a CDS encoding fungal zn(2)-Cys(6) binuclear cluster domain-containing protein, translating to MSRRRSNTSWSSPRGDATSPSILTTCLVCRARKVRCSNGRPSCAGCARLGCECVYPEPPKYALQSSSQSNSEVLDSLNEILRRLPPATESRPEVQVAGSASTSSHAFTAMGHVFEWPIFAMNKSSHGVAFGVLGTSQMQEISCGASPAFGMPRLDGEEISALLTRFLRMVHIMNPILDCTTLMNYGRTIAELGPQWDSQTCLVLVAAALGAIADPFSSFADTVETLSSSSSRQDGAQSRQRAESYYQSARRRFGLLGISLTACHCHLLSGIYLLYTLRPIEAWNAFFQASSLYTVYLKSQAAMRITNEPDSVDMDMLPDDHDCHDELRECLEQRLYWSCIKSESEVCAEVELPKSALHTMDYPYQFPSPPTPKSVDGLDDSQYHGTSASSATTILSSCPPPAEIQDFKELHESSWFNYLSEISLSRLSNSVDQAFYMTPSASWTSMNLLDMITMACSFEGQIERWQDTLPQPIASCFDKSLDLSMVSELQLAPWLRSANIKLRIYRPFLYCLAHRRDKCWPVDDAVRQLAQKAVLLCLDPLFNFGLRHRDAGMWFRCRETACRALILICAGKVGLLQKMDLERHAQETLKVCLAHLRYWETEADDVRLARQALEKAIS from the exons ATGAGCCGACGGCGCAGTAATACGAGCTGGTCCTCTCCGCGGGGAGATGCCAccagcccatccatcctAACGA CATGTTTGGTGTGCCGCGCTCGCAAGGTTAGATGTTCTAATGGTAGACCGTCTTGTGCTGGGTGCGCCCGGCTTGGCTGTGAATGCGTGTATCCCGAGCCGCCAAAGTACGCGCTCCAATC TTCCAGCCAGAGCAACTCCGAAGTTCTAGATAGTCTGAATGAAATCCTGAGGAGGCTACCGCCAGCCACAGAATCAAGGCCCGAGGTACAGGTTGCTGGCTCCGCTTCCACCAGTTCACATGCATTTACAGCTATGGGCCATGTTTTTGAGTGGCCAATATTCGCTATGAATAAATCATCACATGGTGTTGCTTTTGGCGTATTAGGAACCAGTCAGATGCAAGAAATCAGTTGCGGAGCGAGTCCTGCTTTTGGAATGCCCCGGCTGGATGGCGAGGAAATATCTGCATTGTTGACTAGGTTCTTGAGAATGGTCCATATAATGAACCCAATCTTGGATTGCACTACTCTGATGAACTATGGGAGGACCATTGCTGAGCTTGGTCCACAGTGGGACTCTCAGACTTGTCTTGTG cttgttgctgcggcGTTAGGCGCAATTGCCGATCCATTCAGTTCCTTCGCGGACACAGTAGAGACCctttcaagctcttcatcacGGCAAGACGGAGCCCAATCTCGTCAAAGAGCGGAGTCGTATTATCAATCCGCCAGAAGACGGTTTGGCCTGCTTGGCATAAGTCTTACAGCATGTCACTGCCATTTATTATCCGGCATATACCTTTTGTATACCTTACGTCCGATAGAAGCTTGGAACGCGTTCTTTcaagcttcatctctctATACCGTGTATCTCAAAAGCCAAGCCGCGATGCGCATTACAAATGAGCCAGACAGTGTTGATATGGATATGCTGCCCGACGATCACGACTGTCATGACGAGCTGAGGGAGTGCCTTGAGCAGCGACTGTATTGGAGTTGCATCAAATCCGAAAG TGAAGTGTGCGCCGAAGTCGAATTACCGAAATCTGCTCTACATACCATGGACTACCCCTACCAATTCCCTTCGCCTCCGACACCAAAGAGCGTGGACGGCTTAGACGACAGCCAATACCATGGTACATCAGCATCCTCCGCCACCACAATTTTATCATCTTGTCCTCCCCCAGCTGAGATTCAAGATTTTAAAGAGCTTCATGAGAGCTCATGGTTCAACTATCTCTCGGAGATTTCACTCTCCCGGCTCTCGAATAGCGTCGATCAGGCGTTTTATATGACAccttcagcttcttggacGAGCATGAATTTACTCGACATGATAACCATGGCATGTAGCTTTGAGGGGCAGATAGAGCGATGGCAAGACACCCTCCCTCAACCCATTGCTTCTTGTTTTGACAAATCATTGGATTTGTCCATGGTCAGTGAGCTTCAACTAGCACCCTGGCTACGCTCGGCCAACATAAAACTGCGCATCTACCGCCCATTCCTATATTGTCTTGCACACAGGAGAGACAAATGCTGGCCGGTTGATGATGCCGTACGACAGCTGGCCCAAAAGGCGGTACTATTATGCCTCGACCCTTTGTTCAACTTTGGATTGAGGCATAGAGACGCTGGCATGTGGTTCAGGTGTCGCGAGACAGCTTGTCGAGCACTGATACTCATCTGTGCAGGCAAAGTTGGGCTTTTGCAGAAGATGGATCTTGAGCGACACGCGCAAGAAACATTGAAGGTGTGTCTTGCGCATTTGCGGTATTGGGAGACAGAGGCGGACGATGTTAGATTGGCCCGTCAGGCTCTTGAGAAGGCCATTTCATGA